CCGCCGGCTGGCCCCGGTGCCCGCCCCACCGCCCCCGAAGGACGCCCCCCGGCCCTCGACGCCGACCCCGTCGCCGGCGGATCCCGGCGTCCCAGGCGAGGCCGATGTCCGCGACGCCCTCCCCCGCGCGGCGGCCTCGCACGACGCTCTCCGCCTCGCCTCCGTCACCTTCGCCTACGGTTCCCGCGGCACCCCCGTCCTCGACGGGCTCGACCTGCGCATCCCCCACGGCACGCACCTGGCCGTCGTCGGTCCCAGCGGCGTCGGCAAGTCCACTCTCACCGGGGTCGTCGCGGGTCTCCTGCGCCCCCGGCACGGCACCGTCCACTTGTGTGGCCGCCCGGTACCCGGCGTCACATCCCGCGCACACCGGGTGCTCATCCCGCAGGAGGCGTACGTCTTCGGGGGATCCCTCGAAGAAAACCTCGGCGAGCTACGGCCGAAACCCGTGCCCGAGGACGAGCTGTGGGCCGCCGCGGAGGCCGTGGGGCTCACCGAGGTGATGGTCCGGCTGGGCGGCCCGGCCGCCGAGGTCGACCCGCGCGCGCTGTCCGCCGGGGAACGGCAACTCGTCGCGTTGGGGCGCGCGTATCTGTCGTACGCGTCGGTCGTGATCCTCGACGAGGCGACCTGTCACCTGGACGCGGAGGCGGAGGAACGCGCGGAGCGGGCCTTCGCCCGTCGGCCGGGCACGACCCTCGTGGTCGTCGCGCACCGCGTCAGCTCGGCCCGCCGCGCGGACCGGGTGCTGCTCATGGACGGACGGTCCGCCGCGTACGGGGACCACGACGACCTCATGGCCCGCTCACCGCTCTACCGGGACCTGGTCGGCGCCTGGTCCCCGGTTCCCGTACCGGTCCGCTCCCCCGGCGCCTCAGAGCCATCCCTCCCCCTGCGAGATCCTGATGGCGTCGATCCTGTTGCGCGCCCCCGTCTTACGGGTGATCGCGGCCATGTAGTTGCGCACGGTTCCGTGGGAGAGGTGCAGGCTGCCGGCGATCTCCGCGACGGAGGCTCCCTCGGCAGCCAGGGATAACACGCTCAACTCCCGCCGGGTCAGCGGCATCTCGGCGGCCTTGAGGAAGCCGAAGCCGAGGGAGTCGTCGATGAAACGTCTCCCTCGGGCGACCTCCCGGATCGCGGACACCAGCCGCTGCGGGGAGCCCTCCTTGTCCACGTAGCCGAGGGCACCCGCCTCCGCCGCCCGCTTGAGGAGGCCGGGTCTGCCGGCGTGGGCGAGGACCAGCAGGCCGGGGGCGGGGCCGCCCGTGCCGCGCAGATCGGCGAGCGGCGGGATGCCGACCGCGTCCGCGCAGTCCAGGTCCGCCGCGCAGACCTCGGGCCGCAAGGTCCGCACCCGCCCCGGCGCGACGCGCCAGGACGCGTCGAACACCGCCAGGTCGGGTTCCCGGCAGAGCCACTCCGCCAGCACCGATCTGACCAGACATTCGTCGTGCACGAGAAGTACCCGGATCACGTTCGCCCCTCCGCCTGCCGGCCACCGATGTCCTCCGCTCAGCGCGTGCCCATTGTTGGCGTCCCCGACCATGCCCGGGCGCGAAGAACCAGCCATCGGGGTGCGTGGGGGCGCACTCGCGGCGCCCGTGCGCGCTGCCGCGCATCATCGCGGGGGCATGGCGGGGTCGACAGGGGGTACAGCGGTGTGTCCGCGGCGCGGCTCTCGCCGTGCGCGGTCGGCCCCCAGGGGGGAGCCTTGACCCTGGGGTCTGTCGCACGGTCGTGCGAGGAGGTGGTCGGCATGTCCGACGTCCACGTGTCCGGAGCGCGGACGACCGTCGAGACGGGCCGCGTCGGCCATCCTCTGCTGTCGCTGGCGCTGGCCGCGATGATGGACGACGTCCAGGCCCACTCCGGCGCGGTGTATCTGCTGACACCGGACGAGCCGGTGCTGGAGATGGCGGTCATGGCGGGGCTGCCGAGGTCGTTCGCCGCGCCCTGGGAACGGGTGGGACTGAACTCGCCGATACCGGTCTCCGAGGCCGTGCGGGGGCGGCGCCTGGTGTGGGTCAACGGCGAGGAGCAGATGGCTCGCCGCTATCCCCGGATCGCCGTGGTCCTGCCCTACCCGTTCGCCCTGGCCGCGCTGCCGGTGGCGACCCGCGACACCATCTACGGCGCCGTCTTCCTGACCTGGCCCGGCTCCCACCCGCCGGAGCTCAGCGAGCGCGAACGGGACCAGCTGACCTCGGCCTGCGACCGGCTCGCGATGCGGCTGCGGCGCGCCGAGGACGAGGGCCGTCCGGTGCTGCCGGAACCGGACCTGTCGGCGCCCTCGACGACCACGGTCGCGGGCACGCTCGGCACGGTGGAGGCCGCGCGGATGGTGGCGCGGCTGCCGTACGGGATGTGCGCGCTCGATCTGCACGGGCGGATCACCTTCGCCAACGCGGCCACGGCCGAACTGCTCGGCATCCCGGTGAGCGGTCTGCTGGGCACCCAGCTGTGGGTGTCCGTGCCGTGGCTCAACGATCCCGCGTACGAGGACCGGTACCGGGCGGCCCTGATGAGCCAGCACGTGACCTCGTTCGTGGCGCTGAGACCGCCGAGCGACTGGCTGTCCTTCCGGCTGTACCCGGGGAGCAACGGCCTGAGCGTACGGATCTCCCGGGCCCGCGCGGTCGCCGAGGCCGAGCACGCGTCGCGGGAGGAGGACCACGGGCCGGGCCGTCTGGTCACCATCCACCACGTGCTGGCGCTGGCGAGCGCGCTCACCGAGGCGGTCGGGGTGCAGGACGTGGTGGACCTGGTCGCCGACGAGATCGCCCCGGCCATCGGCAGCCAGGCCCTGGTGATGCTCGGCTCCCGCGCGGGGCGCCTGCATGTGCTCGGGCACCGCGGCTACGCCGACCCGCACCTCGTGGAACGCTTCGACGGGATGCCGCTCACCGCGGCGATGCCCGGGGCGCACGCGCTGACCACCGGGGTACCCGCGTTCTTCGAGTCCCGGCAGCAGCTGGAGCACCTCTATCCGCTGCGCCAGGAGACCCCGGACGGGCTGGGCGCCTGGGCGTACATCCCGCTGATCGCCTCGGGGCGGCCGGTGGGCACCTGGGTGCTGGGGTACGCGGAGCCGCATCCGTTCCCGGCCGAGGAGCGCGCGGTGCTGACCAGCCTCAGCGGCCTCATCGCCCAGGCGCTGGAGCGGGCGCTGCTGTACGACGCCAAGCACCAGGTGGCACACGGGCTCCAGAAGGCGCTGCTGCCGCACTCGCTGCCCTCCATCCCGGGCATCGAGTCCGCCTCGCGCTATCTGCCCGCCACCCGTGGCATGGACATCGGCGGCGACTTCTTCGACCTGGTCCTCTCCCACGGGAGGGCCTCGGCCGTCATCGGCGACGTGCAGGGGCACAACGTGACGGCGGCGGGGCTGATGGGGCAGATCCGTACGGCGGTGCGCGCGTACACGACCGTCGGGCAGACGCCGGAGGAGGTGATGAGCAGTACCAACCGGCTGCTGATCGACCTGGGTTCGGAACTGTTCGCCAGCTGTCTGTATCTGCGGCTGGACCCGGAGCACGGGACGGCCGTCATGGCGCGGGCCGGGCATCCGCCGCCGTTGCTGCGCCGGCCGGACGGGAAGGTGCGGGTGCTCGACCTCGCGGGTGGTCCGCTGCTGGGGATCGACGCGGCGGCGACGTACCCGACGACGGAGGTGGCGCTGACGGAGGGTTCGGTGCTGGTCCTGTACACGGACGGGCTGATCGAGTCGCCGGGTGTCGACATCGAGGACGCGCTGGCGGATCTCGGGGAGCGATTGTCGTCGGCCGGGGAGCGGCCGCTGGACGCGCTGGCCGACAGTCTGGTGAGGGAGACCGAGGCGGCGGAGGAACGGGCGGACGACGTGGCGCTGCTGCTGCTCCGGGCCACCGGTTCCGCGGGCTGACACCGCCACACGCACATGGGTCCGGCCCTCCCGCCGGAGGGCCGGACCGTGCCACCTGTCGGCCGGAACCGCTGTGGTGGGGCCGACGGGTGGGTCGTGGGGCGACGGCCGGGGTCAGTGGCCGCTGATCCCCGGCCGTCGTCCACGTACTCGGTGGCGTTCGCCTACTGCTGGACGCCCTGCTCCTCGACGCCCTGCTCCTCGACGCCCTGCTCATGCTCCTGGCCCGCTTCACCGGCACCGGCGGCGGCACCCGCGTCACCGGCACCCTCGTCGCCCGCGCCGGCCACGGCACCCTCGTCGCCGGCGCCCGCGGCTGCGGCGCCCTCTTCCTCACCCGCGCCCGCGGCTGCGGCGCCCCCTTCCTCACCGGCACCGGCGGCGGCACCGCCGTCGGCCTCCTCGCCGGCGCCCGCGCCGGCGTCGCCGAGGGTGGCACCCGTGGCCGCGAGGGCGGTGGTGACCGGCTGGAAGAAGGTCTCGCCGCCGACGGTGCAGTCGCCGCTGCCGCCGGAGGTCAGACCGATGGCCTGGCCGTCCTCGGTGAACAGCGAGCCGCCGCTGTCGCCGGGCTCGGCGCAGACGTTGGTCTGGATGAGTCCGGTGACCGTGCCCTCGGGGTAGTTCACCGTGGCTTCGAGGCCGGTGACCTGGCCGTCGGCGAGACCGGTGGTGCTGCCCATGCGGAAGACCTGGAGGCCGACCGCCGCCTCGCCGGCCGCGGTGATGTCGACCGTCTGGCCGTTGCCGAGGTCGACCGTGCTGGCCGCCTGCGTCGCCGGGTCGTTGTAGTCGACCAGGGCGAAGTCGCCGGCGCCCGGGAACGTGGCGGTCGCGGCGTCGACGGTGCCGATCGGCGCGCCGCCCTCCTCCTCGGACCACTCGGCCTCCGCGACACCGCAGTGACCGGCGGTCAGGAAGGCCGGGGCGCCCTCGGCGTTGACGACGTTGAAGCCGGCCGAGCAGCGGGCGCCGCCACCGAAGATGGCGTCGCCGCCCTCCAGGAAGGGCTTGAAGGTACCGGCGGACTTCTTGATGGTCGCCATGTCCGCGCCGAGCGACTTGACCGTCGACTCGATGGTGTCCCAGTTCTCGCCCGTGACCGTGGAGTCGGCGGTGACCTGGAGCTTGTTCGTGCGGGGGTCGATCGCCCAGGCGGTGCCGGGGACGGTGGCCTCCTCCTTCAGCGTGGCCGCGCCCTTCAGCAGTTCGGACCAGCTGTTCTCGACCTCACGGACCTCCGCGCCGGCCTCCTGGGCCTGGATGATCACGTTGTTGTCGTCGCCCTCGATCTGAAGGCCGTCGATGACGTTGATGATGAGGCGCTGTTCGCCCGAGTCGTAGTACGCGCCTGCGAACGCGTCACCGAGCAAGTCCTGCAGCTGGGAGGCGAGATCCGAGGCGTCACTCGCGGCGAGCGTCTTCGGGGCGGCGCCCTTGGCGTCCGTCTGCGACGCCATCGCGTTCGGCAGGATGAGGGCTGCCGCGCCGAGCGCCGCCACGCCGCCTGCGGCTATGAACGCCTTGCGCTTGGTGGCTCGTTTGTGACTCAACTCTTGACCTCCTGGGGACGGGGTCCGTACCGCCGTCCGGCGGGTGAACTGGGGGCGCCTGGTTGCCAGTTGGTACGGATGGTTCCGATGGGGTGTTCAACGCCCCGCGAAAAGATTCCGATCTTCCACTTCGCAAAGCGCGCTACGCCCCCCGTTGGCCTGCCATTTCACGACTTCCCGTCGGCGCGCCCGGTGGGAACCCCGTGACACCGGCGCCCCACCCCCCGCCTCGCCACACTCGGCTACCGCCCGGTGGCGGTCTGTCGACTCCGATGATCGGGAAACCGGCTTCAGGGAATCTCCACACCGAATGCCCAGCGGGGTCACGGTCGCGGGGAGTTCTGCACAGGGGCGAATCGCGCGTCGCGCCTTTGAGGCGGGACTGTCCAATTCGTTTTCACGCAGGCAATCAAGCGCGTATGACGATGCCGCGATCCATGTGAAGAAGCTGGCCCCAAGCCGTGCGCAAGCCTGCACCAATGAACCGTCATGGTCACCAAGTGCGCTGGTGAGAGGCCATGTTGATTGGATGTGCGCGGCGGCGATCTGCTTATATCCATCGCACCGCGGGGGCCGCCGAGCTCTCGGAGACGGGAGCAGCCAGCTCTCCGGATCGAGAAGTGGGCACCCACGTGCGCGGCCGTCGTTCTGTCCCCAGAAGGGGGCCGCTCCCCCCTTGTGAATAGCTATATGAAGGGAAGTTCCAACATGAACTCCACCCCCCAGGTTGAGACCGCCGAGATCTCGGACGCCGCCCTCGACGCCGTCTCCGGTGGCCTCTCGGTCAACGCCGTTGGCACCGTCACCGGCCTGGTGGACGGCATCGCCCCGGTCTCCGGCCTGGTCAACACGGCCGTCGGCACCGTCGAGGGTGTGACCGGCCTGAACACCGCCCCGGTCACGAGCCTGGTCGCCGGTCTCTGATCGAGCCCTGACGCCGCTGAGTCCCGGAACCACCTGACAGGTTCCGGGACTCTCGGGGTGCCCCGGAAGTCCTCGGCTCCTGTGCCGACCGGCCTTCCGCCATCCAGTCTTCTGTCGTCTCCTGTCACGCAGGTGAGGGAAGTCCCGTGCAGTTCCGCCAACAGGCCCTCGCCAAGCTCCAGTCACCGGAGGAACTCGACCTCCCCGTGCGCTTCGCCCGCCCCCAGGGCTGGCTGGTGCTGTCCGTGACGGTGATCGCGATGGCCGCCGCCTCCGTGTGGGCCGTCACGGGGTCCGTCGCCTCCACGGTCGGCGCGCCCGCCGTCCTCACCCACGGGCAGGGCAGTTACGTGCTGCAGAGCCCGGTCGCCGGCCAGGTCACCGCCGTCCTCGCGAAGCAGGGCGAGCGACTGCCCGCCAAGGCCCCCGTCCTGAAGGTCGCCACCACCGACGGCGAGACCGTCGTACGGTCCGTCGCGGCCGGCCGGGTCTCCGCGCTCGCCGCCACGATCGGCCAGATCATCCAGACCGGCGCGAACGTCGCGGCCGTCGAGAAGGTCGCCGACGCCGACGACCCGCTCTACGCGACGGTGTACGTCCCCGCCGAGAACGCGGCCTCGATCCCGAAGGACGCCGAGGTGGACCTGACCGTGCAGTCGGCGCCCACCCAGCGCTACGGCGTGCTGCGCGGCCATGTGAAGAAGGTGGACCGCACCGCGCAGACCCCGCAGTCCATCGGCGCGTTCCTCGGTGACACCCAGCTGGGCGAGCAGTTCACCAAGAAGGGCCGGCCGGTGGCCGTCACCGTACGGCTGGACCGCGCGGCCTCGACCGAGTCGGGCTACAGGTGGTCCTCGCAGGACGGGCCGCCGTTCGAGCTGACCTCCATGACCATGGCCACGGCTTCGATCCGGATGGCCGACGAGCGTCCGATCGATTGGCTGCTTCCGTGACCGCGTCCCAGGACACCGCCCAGCCGCCCACGCACGGCAGACGCAAGGCGGCCCCGTCGAAGCGCCCGGTGCCGAGGGGCAGGCAGAAGACCGTGCGCACGCCGACCGTCCTCCAGATGGAGGCCGTGGAGTGCGGCGCCGCGTCCCTCGCCATGGTGCTCGGCCACTACGGACGGCACATCCCGCTGGAGGAACTGCGCATCGCCTGCGGTGTCTCCCGGGACGGCTCGCGCGCCAGCAACCTGCTGAAGGCGGCCCGCAGTTACGGACTGACCGCCAAGGGCATGCAGATGGACGTGGCCGCCCTCGCCGAGGTGAAGGCACCGGCCGTCCTGTTCTGGGAGTTCAACCACTACGTCGTCTACGACGGCATGGGGCGCCGCTTCGGCCGGCGCGGCGTCCACATCAACGACCCCGGCAAGGGCCGCCGGTTCGTGCCCATGGAGGAGTTCGACTCCAGCTTCACCGGTGTCGTCCTCGTCATGGAGCCCGGCGCCGACTTCGCGAAGGGCGGTCGCAGGCCCGGTGTCCTCGGCGCCATGCCCGCCCGGATGCGCGGCACCGCCGGCACGCTGCCCGCCGCCGTCCTCGCCAGCCTCCTCCTGGTGGCGGTCGGCGCGGCCGTCCCCGCGCTGAGCCGTACCTACATCGACATGTTCCTGATCGGCGGCCAGACCTCCCTGCTGGGCGTGCTGTTCGCGTCGATGGGCGCGTGCGTGCTGCTGACCGTCCTGCTGACCTGGTTGCAGCAGGCCAACCTGCTGCGCGGCCGGCTGATCTCCTCCACCCTCTCCAGCGCCCGCTTCCTGCGGCACCTCCTGCGCCTGCCGGTCACCTTCTTCTCCCAGCGCAGCCCCGCCGACCTCGTCCAGCGGCTGCAGTCCAACGACGCGGTCGCCGAGACCCTGGCCCGGGATCTCGCGGCGGCCGGTGTGGACGCGGTCGTGGTCGTCCTCTACGCCGTGCTCCTCTACACGTACGACCCGCAGCTCACCTTCGTCGGCATCGCGGTGGCGCTGCTGAACGTGGTGGCGATGCGGGTGGTGATCCGGCTGCGCGCGACCCGTACGGCGAAGCTGCGCGCGGACAACGCGCGGCTCACCAACACGGCGTACACCGGACTGCAGCTGATCGAGACGATGAAGGCGACCGGCGGCGAGGAGGGCTACTTCCGCAAGTGGGCCGGGCAGCACGCCACCACGCTGGAGGAACAGCAGCGGCTGGGGGTGCCGAGCGCCTGGCTGGGGGTCGTCGCCCCGACCCTGGCCACGATCAACAGCGCGCTCATCCTGTGGATCGGCGGTATGCGGGCGGTCGAGGGCCATATATCCGTGGGTCTGCTGGTCGCGTTCCAGGCTCTGGTCACCCGGTTCACGGCGCCCCTCACCCGCCTCAACGGGGTGGCGGGCCGTATCCAGGACTTCGCGGCCGACGTGGCCCGGCTGAAGGACGTGGAGAACTTCCGGGCCGACCCGTTGTACGCCCGCCCGGACTCCGCCGAGTCCACGCGTCGGCTCAACGGCCATGTCGAGCTGGAGAACATCACCTTCGGCTACAGCCCTCTCGACAAGCCCCTGCTCACGGGCTTCGACCTCACCGTCGGGCCGGGGCAGCAGGTGGCGCTCGTCGGCGGCTCCGGCAGCGGCAAGTCGACGGTGTCGAGGCTGATCTCGGGCCTCTACACCCCGTGGGAGGGCGTGATCCGCATCGACGGCCGTCGCCTGGAGGACATCCCGAGGGGGGCGCTGGCCGCCTCCGTCTCCTTCGTCGACCAGGAGGTGTTCCTCTTCGAGGGCACCGTCCGCGACAACGTCGCCCTGTGGGATCCCTCGATCCCGGAGGAGGCCGTGGTGGAGGCGCTGCGGGACGCGGCCCTGTACGACGTGGTGACGCGTCGCCCGGGTGGCATCAACAGCAGGGTCGAGCAGGACGGACGCAACTTCTCCGGCGGGCAGCGCCAACGCCTGGAGATCGCGCGGGCGTTGGTCCGCAGGCCCAGCATCCTGGTCCTCGACGAGGTGACCAGCGCGCTGGACGCGGAGACCGAGCTGACCGTCATGGACAACCTGCGCAAGCGCGGCTGCGCCTGTGTGGTGATCGCCCACCGGCTCAGCACGGTCCGCGACAGCGACGAGATCGTCGTCCTGCAGCACGGCACGATCGTGGAGCGCGGCCGGCACGAGGAGCTGGTGGCCCGCGGCGGCGCGTACGCCCAACTCGTCAGGGAGCGATGAGATGACCTCCGTGCACGAGGACCCGAGCGGTCAGGGCGGCTACGACGGCGACCTCGTCCTCGGCGCGCTCGGCGCGATGGGCACATCCCTCGACTGCGCCGGCCACACCCGCCTGGACCTCGAAGGCCCGCAGACGCTGTGGCTGGTGGCCTCCGGTGCCCTGGACCTGTTCGCGGTCGACGCCGTCCAGCAGGGCCACTGGCACCATCTGGGCCGCCTCGAAGCGGGTGCGCTGCTGCTCGGTCCGGTCGCCGGGCCCCAGCACACGCTGGTCGCCCGCCCGCTGCGCGACTGCGTGGTCCGGCGCATCGGCCTGCGTGAGCTGTACCAGCAAGGGGGCACCGAGACCTGGTCGTACGACGAGTGGGGCAACCCGCAGCTCGTACCCCCGCAGACGAGCCCTCTCGAATACGCCCTCGCGCTGGGCGTCGGCCGTGGCCTGTCCATCCTCTTCCAGGCGCCGATGGCCACCGAGCAGGCCGCCGCGCCCACCGACGACGACGTGTTCTGGATGCGGGTGCCGCCCGGCAGTGTCCAGTACGGCTCGCTGTACGGCGCGGAGGCGGCGGCCGATCTGCTGATGGACCCGGGGGTCTGGCAGAGCATGGTCGACCAGCAGTACCGGCTGCTGGCCACGCTGGACCGCTGGATCGAGCAGCTGGAGCGCACCCACGAGGACCGTACGGCCGCCGGGATCAAGGCCGGTGAGGCAGTACGCGCGCAGGCCGACCGCACCCTGCTCGCCTCCATCGGCAAGTCCTCGACGAACCGGCGTACGACGGCCGCCGACGCGGACGCCACGTACGCGGCCTGCGGGCTCGTCGCCCGGGCGGCGGGGATCTCGCTGTCGGAGCCGGCGCAGAGCGGCACCGAGAGCGACCGGCTCGACCCCGTGGAACGCATCGCGCTCGCCTCCCGGGTCCGCGTCCGTGCCGTACGCCTCGCCGGAAGCTGGTGGCGGGAGAACGTCGGGCCGTTGGTCGGGCACCGGGCGCTGTCCGGTGCGCCGGTGGCGCTGCTGTGGCGGCGCGGCGGCTATGTGGCCGTCCAGCCGTCGTCCGGCCGGGAGACACCGATCGAGAAGGCGAACGCGGCCGAGTTCGAGCCGCGTGCCGTGATGTTCTACCGCCCGCTGCCCGAACGGGTACTGAGTCCGCTGCGCCTGATGCGGTTCAGCCTCCACGGGACGAGCGGTGACATGACGGGCCTGCTGCTCAGCGGGCTGGTGACGGTCGTGCTCGGCTCGCTCGTGCCCGTCGCGACGGGCCGGATCCTGGGCGAGTACGTGCCGAAGGCCCAGGAGAACCTGATCGTGCAGGTCTGTCTGGCGATCATGCTCGCGAGTGTGGTGTCGGCGGCGTTCCTGCTGCTGCAGAACCTGACGATCCTCCGTCTGGAGGGCCGTATCGAGGCCACGCTGCAACCGGCGGTCTGGGACCGTCTGTTGCGGCTGCCGACCAAGTTCTTCACCTCGCGTTCCACGGGCGAACTGGCCAGCGCGGCCATGGGCATCAGCGCGATCCGCCGCACCCTGGCAGGCGTCGGCCCGGTGGTCGCCCAGTCGGTGACCGTCGGAGCGGTGAACCTCGCCCTGCTGCTCTGGTACAGCGTCCCGATGGCTCTGGCGGCGATCGGCATGCTGGTCGTCGTGGCGGCGGTGTTCCTCGGCCTCGGTCTGTGGCAGGTCCGCTGGCAGCGCCGTCTGGTGGTGCTGGGCAACAAGCTGAACAACCAGGCCTTCCAGACCCTGCGGGGTCTGCCGAAGCTCCGGGTGGCTGCCGCCGAGAACTACGCCTACGCGGCCTGGGCCGGCGAGTTCGCGCGCAGCCGGGAGCTCCAGCAGAAGGTAGGTGGCATCAAGAACCTCAACACGGTGCTGGGCGCGGTGTATCTCCCCCTGTGCACCCTGCTGATGTTCATGCTGCTGGCGGGCCCGGCACGCGGTTCGATGTCGGCGGCCGAGTTCCTGACCTTCAACACCTCGGTGACGATGCTGCTGACGTCGGTCACCCAGCTGACGGGGGCCTTCGTGTCGGCGGTGGCCGTGCTGCCGCTGTTCGAGGAGATCAAGCCGGTGCTGGAGGCGACGCCGGAGGTCCGCACGGCGAGCACCCGGCCGGGCGTTCTGTCCGGAGCGCTGGAGGCCCGCCGGGTCTCCTTCCGCTATGCGGACGACGGACCGCTCGTGCTGGACGACGTGTCCTTCGCCGTCGAGCCCGGGGAGTTCGTGGCGATCGTCGGCCCGAGCGGCTGCGGGAAGTCGACCCTGCTGCGCCTGCTCATCGGTTTCGACAGGCCGGTCTCCGGGAGCGTCCTGTACGACGGTCAGGACCTCGGCGCCCTGGACCAGTCCGCCGTACGCCGTCAGTGCGGTGTCGTGCTCCAGCACGCACAGCCGTTCACCGGCTCGATCCTGGACGTCATCTGCGGCACCGAGCCGTTCACGCCCGAGGAGGCGATGGCGGCGGCCGCGATGGCGGGCCTGGCGGAGGACATCCAGCGCATGCCGATGGGCCTGCACACCATCGTCCAGGGCAACGGCGCGATCTCGGGCGGGCAGCGGCAACGCCTGATGATCGCCCAGGCGTTGATCCGCCGTCCCCGCATCCTCTTCTTCGACGAGGCCACGAGCGCCCTCGACAACGAGACCCAGCGCACGGTCATCGAGAGCACGCGGGCCCTGAACGCCACACGGATCGTCATCGCCCACCGGCTGTCCACGGTGATGGACGCGGACCGGGTGGTGGTCATGGAGGACGGCAAGGTGGCGGAGGTGGGAGCGCCGGGCGAGCTGCTGGCGAACCCCGCCGGGCGGCTGCACGAGCTGGTGCGCCGCCAGATGGCCTGAGCCGCGCTCGGTGGGTCTCGGAAGGGCTGTGCCGCGGTCCGGCTTTCAGTCTCCCGGGACGCCGTTCACGGGGACCGCGGTGACCTCGATGAGCCGGATGTGCGCGCCGGGGATGACGACGTAGTCCGCTTCCGAGGGCCGCGGGCGGTCCTCGCCGGGGCTCCGGATCGAGATCGGGTGGTGCAGGGCGACGTCACGGTAGTAGGTGTCTCGCTCGTCGGAGACCATGTGTCCGCTGCCGCACACCAGCGTGCCGTCGTCCATCAGCACCTGAACCGCGGGATCGGCCTCGCCACGGCCGGGCTTGAGGAGTTCGGCCCATACGGTGCCGGGCGCGGTGGACCAGCTGCTCGCGCCGCTGCGGCGGCCGCGCAGCTCCCCCAGCACGACACAGACGAGCGTGCTGAGGACGAGGACGAGGACGCCGGACCGCACGAGGTGCCAGGCGTGCGAGCGGGCGTAGGCCGCCGCGGACAGGGCCCCGTCGAGCGTGGCGAGGCCCGGCACGTGCTCGCCGAGGGCCAGGACGCCCGCCGCGGTGGCCAGCGTCGTGAAGGTGCCGACCGTGAACAGTTCGGCGATCTCCCGTGCGGCGCCTGGGCGTTCGCGCAGGCTGTGGCGTTCGTAGCGGACGAGGTAGAGGTAGCCGGG
The DNA window shown above is from Streptomyces akebiae and carries:
- a CDS encoding NHLP bacteriocin export ABC transporter permease/ATPase subunit, with product MTSVHEDPSGQGGYDGDLVLGALGAMGTSLDCAGHTRLDLEGPQTLWLVASGALDLFAVDAVQQGHWHHLGRLEAGALLLGPVAGPQHTLVARPLRDCVVRRIGLRELYQQGGTETWSYDEWGNPQLVPPQTSPLEYALALGVGRGLSILFQAPMATEQAAAPTDDDVFWMRVPPGSVQYGSLYGAEAAADLLMDPGVWQSMVDQQYRLLATLDRWIEQLERTHEDRTAAGIKAGEAVRAQADRTLLASIGKSSTNRRTTAADADATYAACGLVARAAGISLSEPAQSGTESDRLDPVERIALASRVRVRAVRLAGSWWRENVGPLVGHRALSGAPVALLWRRGGYVAVQPSSGRETPIEKANAAEFEPRAVMFYRPLPERVLSPLRLMRFSLHGTSGDMTGLLLSGLVTVVLGSLVPVATGRILGEYVPKAQENLIVQVCLAIMLASVVSAAFLLLQNLTILRLEGRIEATLQPAVWDRLLRLPTKFFTSRSTGELASAAMGISAIRRTLAGVGPVVAQSVTVGAVNLALLLWYSVPMALAAIGMLVVVAAVFLGLGLWQVRWQRRLVVLGNKLNNQAFQTLRGLPKLRVAAAENYAYAAWAGEFARSRELQQKVGGIKNLNTVLGAVYLPLCTLLMFMLLAGPARGSMSAAEFLTFNTSVTMLLTSVTQLTGAFVSAVAVLPLFEEIKPVLEATPEVRTASTRPGVLSGALEARRVSFRYADDGPLVLDDVSFAVEPGEFVAIVGPSGCGKSTLLRLLIGFDRPVSGSVLYDGQDLGALDQSAVRRQCGVVLQHAQPFTGSILDVICGTEPFTPEEAMAAAAMAGLAEDIQRMPMGLHTIVQGNGAISGGQRQRLMIAQALIRRPRILFFDEATSALDNETQRTVIESTRALNATRIVIAHRLSTVMDADRVVVMEDGKVAEVGAPGELLANPAGRLHELVRRQMA
- a CDS encoding NHLP family bacteriocin export ABC transporter peptidase/permease/ATPase subunit, translating into MPRGRQKTVRTPTVLQMEAVECGAASLAMVLGHYGRHIPLEELRIACGVSRDGSRASNLLKAARSYGLTAKGMQMDVAALAEVKAPAVLFWEFNHYVVYDGMGRRFGRRGVHINDPGKGRRFVPMEEFDSSFTGVVLVMEPGADFAKGGRRPGVLGAMPARMRGTAGTLPAAVLASLLLVAVGAAVPALSRTYIDMFLIGGQTSLLGVLFASMGACVLLTVLLTWLQQANLLRGRLISSTLSSARFLRHLLRLPVTFFSQRSPADLVQRLQSNDAVAETLARDLAAAGVDAVVVVLYAVLLYTYDPQLTFVGIAVALLNVVAMRVVIRLRATRTAKLRADNARLTNTAYTGLQLIETMKATGGEEGYFRKWAGQHATTLEEQQRLGVPSAWLGVVAPTLATINSALILWIGGMRAVEGHISVGLLVAFQALVTRFTAPLTRLNGVAGRIQDFAADVARLKDVENFRADPLYARPDSAESTRRLNGHVELENITFGYSPLDKPLLTGFDLTVGPGQQVALVGGSGSGKSTVSRLISGLYTPWEGVIRIDGRRLEDIPRGALAASVSFVDQEVFLFEGTVRDNVALWDPSIPEEAVVEALRDAALYDVVTRRPGGINSRVEQDGRNFSGGQRQRLEIARALVRRPSILVLDEVTSALDAETELTVMDNLRKRGCACVVIAHRLSTVRDSDEIVVLQHGTIVERGRHEELVARGGAYAQLVRER
- a CDS encoding DUF6338 family protein, translating into MPSSLAGLAALLYAAVPGYLYLVRYERHSLRERPGAAREIAELFTVGTFTTLATAAGVLALGEHVPGLATLDGALSAAAYARSHAWHLVRSGVLVLVLSTLVCVVLGELRGRRSGASSWSTAPGTVWAELLKPGRGEADPAVQVLMDDGTLVCGSGHMVSDERDTYYRDVALHHPISIRSPGEDRPRPSEADYVVIPGAHIRLIEVTAVPVNGVPGD